The following are encoded together in the Thunnus thynnus chromosome 15, fThuThy2.1, whole genome shotgun sequence genome:
- the LOC137198200 gene encoding tumor necrosis factor receptor superfamily member 6B-like isoform X2: MFLPLLSVLLLSQRCALVNGVNSVYGVNGELPTYRSTDPTTGKQVVCDKCPPGTYLLSSCTMTQKSVCAPCPRGSYTELWNYIGKCLRCGVCGKNQVEKRVCSADSDCQCECKQGYYYKYDICLRHRECPSGEGVQTKGTPHADTVCHVCPNGTYSACSSAEQSCMQHQNCEASGLRLVLKGSNWHDSVCSSCEANGSTDGAEYLREILPAFFVHQKIGNKRLRQIVHRLSSLNGKTQKGTLSGLDISDLHAWINTWVASANATQLRHLPTVVSKIAHSAGEKLQNKLQRIDSLLNELCEEVVVNVV, encoded by the exons ATGTTCCTCCCGCTCCTCTCCGTGCTGCTCCTGTCACAGCGCTGCGCTTTGGTTAACGGGGTTAACTCGGTTTACGGCGTTAACGGCGAGCTCCCCACATACAGAAGCACAGACCCGACCACCGGCAAACAGGTGGTGTGCGACAAATGCCCGCCCGGAACCTACCTGCTCTCGAGCTGCACAATGACGCAAAAGAGTGTGTGCGCGCCGTGTCCTCGCGGCTCGTACACGGAGCTGTGGAACTACATCGGCAAATGTCTGCGCTGCGGGGTGTGCGGCAAGAACCAGGTGGAGAAGAGGGTGTGCAGCGCGGACAGTGACTGCCAGTGCGAGTGTAAACAGGGATACTACTACAAGTATGACATATGTCTGCGCCACCGCGAGTGCCCGTCCGGAGAAGGAGTGCAGACCAAAG GTACACCGCATGCAGACACAGTGTGCCACGTTTGTCCCAACGGCACCTACTCTGCATGCAGCTCTGCTGAGCAGAGCTGCATGCAGCACCAGAACTGCGAAGCTTCAGGGCTGCGGCTCGTGCTGAAGGGCTCCAACTGGCACGACAGCGTGTGCTCGAGCTGCGAAGCCAACGGATCAACAG ATGGAGCCGAATACCTTAGAGAAATCCTTCCAGCTTTCTTCGTTCACCAGAAAATAGGCAATAAGCGGCTTCGTCAGATCGTGCACAGACTTTCATCTCTGAACGGCAAGACACAGAAAGGAACTCTTTCGGGTCTAGACATCTCAGATCTTCATGCATGGATCAACACATGGGTCGCATCTGCCAACGCAACGCAGCTTCGGCACCTTCCAACAGTAGTTAGTAAGATAGCGCATAGTGCTGGTGAAAAACTACAGAATAAGCTGCAGCGTATTGACTCTCTTCTAAACGAGCTGTGTGAAGAGGTGGTTGTCAATGTAGTCTGA
- the LOC137198200 gene encoding tumor necrosis factor receptor superfamily member 6B-like isoform X1 encodes MFSMMFLPLLSVLLLSQRCALVNGVNSVYGVNGELPTYRSTDPTTGKQVVCDKCPPGTYLLSSCTMTQKSVCAPCPRGSYTELWNYIGKCLRCGVCGKNQVEKRVCSADSDCQCECKQGYYYKYDICLRHRECPSGEGVQTKGTPHADTVCHVCPNGTYSACSSAEQSCMQHQNCEASGLRLVLKGSNWHDSVCSSCEANGSTDGAEYLREILPAFFVHQKIGNKRLRQIVHRLSSLNGKTQKGTLSGLDISDLHAWINTWVASANATQLRHLPTVVSKIAHSAGEKLQNKLQRIDSLLNELCEEVVVNVV; translated from the exons ATGTTTTCGATG ATGTTCCTCCCGCTCCTCTCCGTGCTGCTCCTGTCACAGCGCTGCGCTTTGGTTAACGGGGTTAACTCGGTTTACGGCGTTAACGGCGAGCTCCCCACATACAGAAGCACAGACCCGACCACCGGCAAACAGGTGGTGTGCGACAAATGCCCGCCCGGAACCTACCTGCTCTCGAGCTGCACAATGACGCAAAAGAGTGTGTGCGCGCCGTGTCCTCGCGGCTCGTACACGGAGCTGTGGAACTACATCGGCAAATGTCTGCGCTGCGGGGTGTGCGGCAAGAACCAGGTGGAGAAGAGGGTGTGCAGCGCGGACAGTGACTGCCAGTGCGAGTGTAAACAGGGATACTACTACAAGTATGACATATGTCTGCGCCACCGCGAGTGCCCGTCCGGAGAAGGAGTGCAGACCAAAG GTACACCGCATGCAGACACAGTGTGCCACGTTTGTCCCAACGGCACCTACTCTGCATGCAGCTCTGCTGAGCAGAGCTGCATGCAGCACCAGAACTGCGAAGCTTCAGGGCTGCGGCTCGTGCTGAAGGGCTCCAACTGGCACGACAGCGTGTGCTCGAGCTGCGAAGCCAACGGATCAACAG ATGGAGCCGAATACCTTAGAGAAATCCTTCCAGCTTTCTTCGTTCACCAGAAAATAGGCAATAAGCGGCTTCGTCAGATCGTGCACAGACTTTCATCTCTGAACGGCAAGACACAGAAAGGAACTCTTTCGGGTCTAGACATCTCAGATCTTCATGCATGGATCAACACATGGGTCGCATCTGCCAACGCAACGCAGCTTCGGCACCTTCCAACAGTAGTTAGTAAGATAGCGCATAGTGCTGGTGAAAAACTACAGAATAAGCTGCAGCGTATTGACTCTCTTCTAAACGAGCTGTGTGAAGAGGTGGTTGTCAATGTAGTCTGA